One stretch of Clavibacter californiensis DNA includes these proteins:
- a CDS encoding adenylate kinase, with translation MTRLLIVGPPGAGKGTQATRISDEFGIPDVSTGDIFRQNIKDRTELGQQVQALVDAGNYVPDELTNRLVTARLQEEDAQAGFLLDGYPRTLAQVAYLEELLQGWGQELDAVIQLVADQDEVVARLTRRAAEQGRADDGEEEIRHRQEVYVRETSPLIDVYRERGLLLEVDGLGEVDEVAERIRAALAGRGVRPSSDAGRA, from the coding sequence GTGACCCGGCTCCTGATCGTCGGCCCTCCCGGCGCGGGCAAGGGCACGCAGGCGACGCGCATCTCGGACGAGTTCGGCATCCCGGACGTGTCCACCGGCGACATCTTCCGCCAGAACATCAAGGACCGCACGGAGCTCGGCCAGCAGGTGCAGGCGCTCGTCGACGCGGGCAACTACGTCCCCGACGAGCTCACCAACCGGCTCGTCACCGCGCGCCTCCAGGAGGAGGACGCGCAGGCGGGCTTCCTGCTCGACGGCTACCCGCGCACGCTCGCCCAGGTCGCGTACCTGGAGGAGCTGCTGCAGGGGTGGGGCCAGGAGCTCGACGCCGTGATCCAGCTCGTCGCCGACCAGGACGAGGTCGTGGCCCGGCTGACCCGCCGCGCGGCCGAGCAGGGTCGCGCCGACGACGGCGAGGAGGAGATCCGCCACCGCCAGGAGGTCTACGTCCGCGAGACGAGCCCCCTCATCGACGTCTACCGCGAGCGCGGCCTGCTCCTCGAGGTCGATGGGCTGGGCGAGGTCGACGAGGTCGCCGAGCGCATCCGCGCGGCCCTCGCCGGTCGCGGCGTGCGCCCCTCCTCCGACGCCGGCCGCGCGTAG
- the ptsP gene encoding phosphoenolpyruvate--protein phosphotransferase, with protein MSSRILNGIGIGRGSAVGPVIRMPDPLPEPADTASTLTADEERIRVSASLAATAADIRIRGEKAGGAAKDVLEAQAFMAEDPTLVDDITARLATGRTAERAVHEAFAGFRDLLLSMGGYMGERATDLDDVSQRVVAHLQGVAAPGVPDPDHAFVLVARDLAPADTALLDLDKVLALITTDGGPTSHTAILAREKAIVAVVGVAAANDLADGETVVVDALTGAVTVAPTPEEEAAARDAIAARKARVDVPTGPGALSDGTAIPLLANLGSADGAADAVEKGAEGVGLFRTEFLFLDATSAPTVDEQRAHYTRLLEAFPGQKVVVRALDAGADKPLSFLNDADEENPALGLRGLRALRANEQILRDQLTALAQADAATEADLWVMAPMVSTVEEARYFTALGRELGLKTVGVMVEVPSSALLADRILANADFASIGTNDLTQYTLAADRLLGSVAAFQDPWHPAVLRLVQEVGTAGRALGKPVGICGEAAADPLLAVVLVGLGATSLSMSPAALADVRAELALHTREEAEALAAVALAADSAVEARAAVTAASAPATV; from the coding sequence ATGAGCTCCCGCATCCTGAACGGCATCGGCATCGGCCGGGGATCCGCCGTCGGGCCCGTCATCCGCATGCCCGACCCGCTGCCCGAGCCCGCCGACACCGCGAGCACCCTGACCGCCGACGAGGAGCGGATCCGCGTGAGCGCGTCGCTCGCCGCGACGGCCGCCGACATCCGCATCCGCGGGGAGAAGGCCGGCGGCGCCGCCAAGGACGTGCTCGAGGCGCAGGCATTCATGGCCGAGGACCCCACGCTCGTCGACGACATCACCGCGCGCCTCGCCACGGGGCGCACCGCCGAGCGCGCCGTGCACGAGGCCTTCGCCGGGTTCCGCGACCTGCTGCTCAGCATGGGCGGCTACATGGGCGAGCGCGCCACCGACCTCGACGACGTCTCGCAGCGCGTCGTCGCGCACCTGCAGGGAGTGGCCGCCCCCGGCGTGCCGGATCCCGACCACGCCTTCGTGCTCGTCGCCCGCGACCTCGCGCCGGCCGACACCGCGCTCCTCGACCTCGACAAGGTCCTCGCCCTCATCACGACCGACGGCGGCCCGACCTCGCACACCGCGATCCTCGCCCGCGAGAAGGCGATCGTCGCGGTCGTCGGCGTCGCGGCCGCGAACGACCTCGCCGACGGCGAGACCGTCGTGGTCGACGCGCTCACGGGCGCCGTCACGGTCGCCCCGACGCCGGAGGAGGAGGCCGCCGCGCGCGACGCCATCGCCGCACGGAAGGCGCGGGTCGACGTGCCCACAGGCCCCGGCGCGCTCTCCGACGGCACCGCGATCCCGCTGCTCGCCAACCTCGGCTCGGCCGACGGCGCGGCCGACGCGGTCGAGAAGGGCGCAGAGGGCGTCGGCCTCTTCCGCACCGAGTTCCTCTTCCTCGACGCCACGAGCGCGCCGACCGTCGACGAGCAGCGCGCGCACTACACGCGCCTGCTCGAGGCGTTCCCGGGGCAGAAGGTCGTCGTCCGCGCGCTCGACGCCGGCGCCGACAAGCCGCTGAGCTTCCTCAACGACGCCGACGAGGAGAACCCGGCCCTCGGGCTGCGCGGCCTCCGCGCGCTGCGGGCCAACGAGCAGATCCTCCGCGACCAGCTCACCGCGCTGGCGCAGGCCGACGCCGCCACCGAGGCCGACCTGTGGGTCATGGCGCCCATGGTCTCGACCGTCGAGGAGGCGCGCTACTTCACGGCGCTCGGCCGCGAGCTCGGCCTGAAGACGGTCGGCGTGATGGTGGAGGTGCCGTCCTCGGCGCTGCTGGCCGACCGGATCCTCGCCAACGCCGACTTCGCGAGCATCGGCACCAACGACCTGACGCAGTACACGCTCGCGGCCGACCGGCTGCTGGGATCCGTGGCCGCGTTCCAGGACCCGTGGCACCCCGCCGTCCTCCGCCTCGTGCAGGAGGTCGGCACCGCGGGCCGCGCGCTCGGCAAGCCCGTGGGCATCTGCGGCGAGGCCGCGGCGGACCCGCTGCTCGCCGTCGTGCTCGTCGGCCTCGGCGCCACCAGCCTCTCGATGTCGCCCGCGGCCCTCGCCGACGTGCGCGCCGAGCTCGCCCTCCACACGCGCGAGGAGGCGGAGGCCCTGGCCGCCGTCGCCCTCGCCGCCGACAGCGCCGTCGAGGCGCGCGCCGCGGTCACCGCGGCATCGGCGCCCGCCACCGTCTGA
- a CDS encoding HPr family phosphocarrier protein, translating into MAERTVTIASSHGLHARPASLFTQAAAKAGIPVQLAKGDRSVNAASILGVISLGVDTGDEVVVSAEGENAEQVVTDLATLLESDLDAA; encoded by the coding sequence ATGGCAGAACGCACCGTCACCATCGCCTCGTCGCACGGGCTGCACGCCCGCCCCGCCTCGCTGTTCACGCAGGCCGCCGCGAAGGCCGGCATCCCCGTGCAGCTCGCCAAGGGCGACCGCAGCGTCAACGCCGCCAGCATCCTCGGCGTGATCTCGCTGGGCGTCGACACGGGCGACGAGGTCGTCGTCTCCGCAGAGGGCGAGAACGCCGAGCAGGTCGTCACCGACCTCGCGACGCTCCTCGAGTCCGACCTGGACGCCGCATGA
- a CDS encoding PTS mannitol transporter subunit IICB produces the protein MTTTSPTRSTGQSVRLGVQKFGTFLSGMIMPNIAAFIAWGLLTALFIPDGYLPNEQLAGLVAPVLYFLLPLLIANTGGRMVYDARGGVVASIATMGVIVGTIGEPYFEGGSPMFLGAMITGPLAAYLLKVIERLWIDRIRPGFEMLVNNFSAGILGAIFAIGAFFGLTPVIRGITSVLGGGVGFLVDNGLLPLTSIVIEPAKVLFLNNAINQGILTPLGTEEATRTGKSILFLLEANPGPGLGVLLAFTIFGAGVARSTAPGAILIQFVGGIHEIYFPYVLSKPLLFLAVIAGGASGVATNVAFGSGLRGPASPGSIIAVLGQTERNSFPGVILSVIISAAVTFVIAAVILRTGKKTDGDFGAAVQATQANKGKESSILSGLGAETGTAGTVGGLADGASATGTGTATTTRITDIVFACDAGMGSSAMGASVLRNKMKKAGVTDVTVVNKAIAALDGTADLVITQRELTDRAREKSPSSEHVSVDNFMNSPRYDEIVELVQKQRSDS, from the coding sequence ATGACGACGACGTCACCCACCCGCAGCACGGGACAGTCCGTGCGGCTCGGCGTGCAGAAGTTCGGCACGTTCCTCAGCGGCATGATCATGCCGAACATCGCGGCGTTCATCGCCTGGGGCCTGCTCACGGCCCTCTTCATCCCGGACGGCTACCTGCCCAACGAGCAGCTCGCCGGCCTCGTCGCGCCCGTGCTGTACTTCCTCCTCCCGCTGCTGATCGCGAACACCGGAGGCCGCATGGTCTACGACGCGCGCGGCGGCGTCGTCGCGAGCATCGCCACCATGGGCGTCATCGTCGGCACCATCGGCGAGCCCTACTTCGAGGGCGGCAGCCCGATGTTCCTCGGCGCCATGATCACGGGCCCGCTCGCGGCCTACCTGCTCAAGGTCATCGAGCGGCTCTGGATCGACCGGATCCGCCCCGGCTTCGAGATGCTGGTCAACAACTTCTCCGCCGGAATCCTCGGCGCGATCTTCGCGATCGGCGCCTTCTTCGGCCTCACCCCGGTGATCCGCGGCATCACGTCGGTCCTCGGCGGCGGCGTCGGCTTCCTCGTCGACAACGGCCTGCTGCCCCTGACGAGCATCGTGATCGAGCCCGCGAAGGTGCTGTTCCTCAACAACGCCATCAACCAGGGCATCCTCACGCCGCTCGGGACCGAGGAGGCGACCCGCACGGGCAAGAGCATCCTGTTCCTGCTCGAGGCGAACCCCGGCCCCGGCCTCGGCGTGCTCCTCGCGTTCACGATCTTCGGCGCGGGCGTGGCCCGCAGCACGGCCCCCGGTGCGATCCTCATCCAGTTCGTCGGCGGCATCCACGAGATCTACTTCCCGTACGTGCTGTCCAAGCCGCTCCTGTTCCTCGCGGTCATCGCGGGTGGCGCCTCGGGCGTCGCGACCAACGTCGCGTTCGGCTCCGGCCTCCGCGGCCCGGCATCGCCCGGCAGCATCATCGCGGTGCTCGGCCAGACCGAGCGCAACAGCTTCCCCGGCGTGATCCTCTCGGTCATCATCTCCGCGGCCGTCACCTTCGTCATCGCGGCGGTCATCCTCCGCACCGGCAAGAAGACCGACGGCGACTTCGGCGCCGCGGTCCAGGCGACGCAGGCCAACAAGGGCAAGGAGTCCTCGATCCTCTCCGGCCTCGGCGCCGAGACCGGCACCGCGGGCACGGTCGGCGGCCTCGCCGACGGCGCGAGCGCGACCGGCACCGGCACCGCCACGACGACGCGCATCACCGACATCGTGTTCGCCTGCGACGCCGGCATGGGCTCGTCCGCCATGGGCGCCTCGGTGCTCCGCAACAAGATGAAGAAGGCCGGCGTCACCGACGTCACGGTCGTCAACAAGGCGATCGCGGCACTCGACGGCACGGCCGACCTCGTGATCACGCAGCGCGAGCTCACCGACCGGGCCCGCGAGAAGAGCCCGTCCTCCGAGCACGTCTCCGTCGACAACTTCATGAACTCGCCGCGCTACGACGAGATCGTGGAGCTGGTCCAGAAGCAGCGCTCGGACAGCTGA
- the secY gene encoding preprotein translocase subunit SecY, with translation MLSAVVRIFRTPDLRRKIGFTLGIIALFRLGSFIPAPFVDFANVQSCLAANQGTSGLYELVNLFSGGALLKLSIFALGIMPYITASIIVQLLRVVIPHFDTLYKEGQSGQAKLTQYTRYLTIALAVLQSTTLITVARSGALFGQTNVSACTQLVTNDAWYAIMLMVITMTAGTGLIMWMGELITERGIGNGMSLLIFTSVAAAFPTSLIAIQQSRGWEVFALVILVGLLVVAAVVYVEQSQRRIPVQYAKRMVGRRTYGGNNTYIPIKVNMAGVVPVIFASSLLYLPALVAQFNQPAVGQAPAAWVQWITDNLTTGDHPLYMAMYFLLIVGFTYFYVAITFNPEEVADNMKKYGGFIPGIRAGRPTAEYLDYVLTRITLPGSLYLGLIALLPLIALSLVGANQNFPFGGASILIVVGVGLETVKQIDSQLQQRHYEGLLK, from the coding sequence GTTCGTCGACTTCGCCAACGTGCAGTCGTGCCTCGCGGCCAACCAGGGCACCTCGGGCCTCTACGAGCTCGTCAACCTCTTCAGCGGCGGGGCGCTGCTGAAGCTCTCCATCTTCGCGCTGGGCATCATGCCGTACATCACGGCGTCGATCATCGTCCAGCTGCTCCGCGTGGTCATCCCGCACTTCGACACCCTCTACAAGGAGGGCCAGTCCGGCCAGGCCAAGCTCACGCAGTACACGCGCTACCTCACGATCGCCCTCGCGGTCCTCCAGTCCACGACCCTCATCACGGTCGCGCGCAGCGGTGCGCTGTTCGGCCAGACCAACGTCAGCGCCTGCACGCAGCTCGTCACGAACGACGCCTGGTACGCGATCATGCTCATGGTCATCACGATGACCGCCGGCACCGGCCTCATCATGTGGATGGGCGAGCTCATCACCGAGCGCGGCATCGGCAACGGCATGTCGCTCCTCATCTTCACGTCGGTCGCCGCGGCGTTCCCGACGTCGCTCATCGCCATCCAGCAGAGCCGCGGCTGGGAGGTCTTCGCCCTCGTCATCCTGGTCGGGCTCCTCGTCGTCGCCGCCGTCGTCTACGTCGAGCAGTCGCAGCGCCGGATCCCGGTGCAGTACGCCAAGCGCATGGTCGGCCGCCGCACCTACGGCGGCAACAACACCTACATCCCGATCAAGGTGAACATGGCCGGCGTCGTGCCCGTCATCTTCGCGTCGTCGCTGCTGTACCTGCCCGCGCTCGTCGCGCAGTTCAACCAGCCCGCCGTCGGCCAGGCGCCGGCGGCGTGGGTGCAGTGGATCACCGACAACCTCACCACGGGCGACCACCCGCTCTACATGGCGATGTACTTCCTGCTCATCGTCGGTTTCACGTACTTCTACGTCGCCATCACCTTCAACCCGGAGGAGGTCGCCGACAACATGAAGAAGTACGGCGGCTTCATCCCCGGCATCCGCGCGGGCCGCCCGACGGCCGAGTACCTCGACTACGTGCTCACGCGCATCACGCTGCCGGGCTCGCTGTACCTCGGGCTCATCGCGCTCCTGCCGCTCATCGCCCTGTCGCTCGTCGGCGCCAACCAGAACTTCCCGTTCGGCGGCGCGAGCATCCTGATCGTCGTCGGCGTCGGCCTCGAGACGGTGAAGCAGATCGACTCGCAGCTGCAGCAGCGGCACTACGAGGGGCTGCTCAAGTGA
- a CDS encoding PTS sugar transporter subunit IIB, whose protein sequence is MTGRILVVCSSGASSTFLAQRLRALAEADGLEIEAVAGSIAQVRLDAAGMDVVLLGAHLADRLDAVRAAAADEGATAVLLDADAARPEGARAALDRALAAMRQGARSLRLAPGLHGRPVGGSPPVA, encoded by the coding sequence ATGACCGGGAGGATCCTCGTCGTCTGCAGCTCCGGCGCATCCAGCACCTTCCTCGCCCAGCGCCTCCGGGCCCTCGCCGAGGCCGACGGGCTCGAGATCGAGGCCGTCGCCGGATCCATCGCCCAGGTGCGCCTCGACGCCGCCGGCATGGACGTCGTCCTCCTCGGCGCCCATCTCGCCGACCGCCTCGACGCCGTGCGCGCGGCCGCCGCCGACGAGGGCGCGACCGCCGTCCTCCTCGACGCCGACGCCGCGCGTCCCGAGGGCGCGCGCGCCGCGCTCGACCGAGCGCTCGCGGCCATGCGCCAGGGCGCCCGCTCTCTCCGCCTCGCCCCGGGGCTGCACGGCCGCCCCGTCGGGGGATCCCCGCCCGTCGCCTGA
- a CDS encoding BglG family transcription antiterminator produces MLSENHERLLDYLSTADRWVEAGELADRLGVTTRSVRTYVQAVRERSGVSIASSPDGYRIDAGSYARHLGTRTGGDPQGTPRDRLHALVRRLGDAPDGLDAFALAGELHVSESTVEADLRKVRALVEDAGLALRRTGSTVVLEGSERDFRRLLSRMFRDESAQGFLPLETVQREFASDSLRAFKTDLVRELTEGGFFVNEYGVDNVLLHVAIAVDRLARSPRRTGSGADTDPADDGTPGAGHPTADDASTAAPSADPTALAIRAVLARLLAAHFDVPVPAGDVAYLALLVRTRVVTPGNEQSLATVMREHVVESDLDVVRAIVRRVKQEYLVDLEDEDFTVRFSLHLGNLVARAADRSFSRNPLARSIKTSYPMTYEIAVFIASEVQRRRGIAINDDEIAYIALHVGSHRERVARRDDRVACALVCPNYYDLHQIMRQRIEQTLGADISVDAVVTRTDVDADALGVQLVIDATGSRPPADNVVVVQPLPTPDDIESIRRAVARVRRHARRSSMKHDLLRFLDESLFFRDLHAPDEEAMIRLLGQRMVEQGIIEPEYIDGAIERERLSSTAFTDTLAVPHSLAMTAHRTAIAIVVNDEAMQWGGNRVHVVALVAFSASGRTSFQHVFDQFVEVFSDHRDVQSIMRASGSHGSFIEELVHVMDT; encoded by the coding sequence ATGCTGAGCGAGAACCACGAGAGGCTGCTGGACTACCTGTCCACCGCCGACCGGTGGGTCGAGGCCGGCGAGCTCGCGGACCGCCTCGGGGTCACCACGCGGAGCGTCCGCACCTACGTCCAGGCGGTGCGCGAGCGCTCTGGCGTCTCGATCGCCTCCTCCCCCGACGGCTACCGGATCGACGCCGGCAGCTACGCCCGCCACCTCGGCACCCGCACGGGCGGCGACCCGCAGGGCACGCCCCGCGACCGCCTGCACGCGCTCGTCCGCCGCCTCGGCGACGCGCCCGACGGCCTCGACGCATTCGCGCTCGCAGGCGAGCTGCACGTGAGCGAGTCCACCGTCGAGGCGGACCTCCGCAAGGTGCGCGCGCTCGTCGAGGACGCCGGTCTCGCCCTCCGCCGCACCGGTTCCACCGTCGTGCTCGAGGGCTCCGAGCGCGACTTCCGCCGGCTGCTGTCGCGCATGTTCCGCGACGAGAGCGCGCAGGGCTTCCTGCCGCTCGAGACGGTGCAGCGGGAGTTCGCGTCCGACTCGCTGCGCGCGTTCAAGACGGATCTCGTCCGCGAGCTCACGGAGGGCGGCTTCTTCGTGAACGAGTACGGCGTCGACAACGTGCTGCTGCACGTGGCGATCGCCGTCGACCGGCTGGCCCGGTCGCCGCGGCGGACGGGCTCGGGCGCGGACACGGATCCCGCCGACGACGGCACGCCGGGCGCCGGGCACCCGACGGCCGACGACGCGTCGACGGCGGCCCCCTCCGCCGACCCCACCGCCCTCGCGATCCGCGCCGTGCTCGCCCGCCTGCTCGCCGCCCACTTCGACGTGCCGGTGCCGGCCGGCGACGTCGCCTACCTCGCGCTCCTCGTGCGCACCCGCGTCGTCACCCCCGGCAACGAGCAGTCGCTCGCCACCGTGATGCGCGAGCACGTCGTCGAGAGCGACCTCGACGTGGTGCGCGCGATCGTCCGCCGCGTGAAGCAGGAGTACCTGGTGGACCTCGAGGACGAGGACTTCACGGTCCGCTTCTCGCTGCACCTCGGCAACCTCGTCGCCCGCGCGGCCGACCGCTCCTTCTCCCGCAACCCGCTCGCCCGGTCCATCAAGACCTCGTACCCGATGACCTACGAGATCGCCGTGTTCATCGCGAGCGAGGTGCAGCGACGGCGCGGGATCGCGATCAACGACGACGAGATCGCGTACATCGCGCTGCACGTGGGGTCGCACCGGGAGCGCGTGGCCCGCCGCGACGACCGGGTCGCGTGCGCGCTCGTCTGCCCGAACTACTACGACCTGCACCAGATCATGCGGCAGCGCATCGAGCAGACGCTCGGCGCCGACATCAGCGTGGACGCCGTCGTGACGCGAACCGACGTCGACGCGGATGCCCTCGGGGTGCAGCTCGTGATCGACGCGACCGGATCCCGTCCGCCCGCGGACAACGTCGTGGTGGTCCAGCCGCTGCCGACGCCCGACGACATCGAGTCGATCCGCCGGGCCGTCGCGCGCGTCCGTCGGCACGCGCGCCGCAGCTCCATGAAGCACGACCTCCTGCGCTTCCTCGACGAGTCGCTGTTCTTCCGCGACCTGCACGCGCCCGACGAGGAGGCGATGATCCGCCTGCTCGGTCAGCGGATGGTGGAGCAGGGCATCATCGAGCCCGAGTACATCGACGGCGCCATCGAACGCGAGCGCCTGTCGTCGACGGCGTTCACCGACACCCTCGCGGTGCCCCACTCGCTCGCGATGACGGCGCACCGCACGGCCATCGCCATCGTGGTCAACGACGAGGCGATGCAGTGGGGCGGCAACCGCGTGCACGTGGTCGCGCTCGTGGCCTTCAGCGCGAGCGGCCGCACGAGCTTCCAGCACGTGTTCGACCAGTTCGTCGAGGTCTTCTCCGACCACCGCGACGTGCAGTCGATCATGCGGGCGTCGGGATCCCACGGCTCCTTCATCGAGGAGCTCGTGCACGTCATGGACACCTGA
- the map gene encoding type I methionyl aminopeptidase, whose translation MGALRRTPGIYKTPDEIRRMVAPGLATAASLDAVRGLIAPGVTTGELDAAADAAIRALGGHSNFQLVPGYRHTVCVSVNDEVVHGIPGDRVLQPGDIVSVDSGAEIDGWNGDSAMTVVVPDPARPDVVEARERLSRVTEDSLWAGIARLATASHLNEVGEAVEESVEAAGAFGIVMDYTGHGIGRSMHEDPPVFNYRVRGRGPAVKPGLVVAIEPMITDGEAETRVLDDDWTVATVDGSMASHWEHSVAVHARGIWVLTLADGGASRLVPLGVTPVAP comes from the coding sequence GTGGGCGCGCTCCGCCGCACTCCGGGGATCTACAAGACCCCGGACGAGATCCGCCGCATGGTCGCGCCCGGCCTCGCGACCGCCGCGTCGCTCGACGCCGTCCGCGGGCTCATCGCCCCGGGCGTCACGACGGGCGAGCTCGACGCCGCCGCGGACGCCGCCATCCGCGCGCTCGGCGGCCACTCCAACTTCCAGCTCGTGCCGGGGTACCGCCACACGGTGTGCGTCTCCGTCAACGACGAGGTCGTCCACGGCATCCCGGGCGACCGCGTGCTGCAGCCGGGCGACATCGTCTCGGTGGACAGCGGCGCGGAGATCGACGGCTGGAACGGCGACTCGGCCATGACCGTCGTGGTGCCGGATCCCGCGCGCCCCGACGTCGTCGAGGCCCGCGAGCGGCTGTCCCGCGTCACCGAGGACTCGCTCTGGGCCGGCATCGCCCGGCTCGCGACCGCGTCGCACCTCAACGAGGTGGGCGAGGCCGTCGAGGAGAGCGTCGAGGCGGCAGGCGCCTTCGGCATCGTCATGGACTACACGGGCCACGGGATCGGCCGGAGCATGCACGAGGATCCGCCGGTGTTCAACTACCGCGTGCGCGGCAGGGGTCCCGCGGTGAAGCCCGGGCTCGTCGTCGCGATCGAGCCCATGATCACCGACGGCGAGGCGGAGACGCGCGTCCTCGACGACGACTGGACCGTCGCCACGGTCGACGGCAGCATGGCCTCGCACTGGGAGCACTCCGTCGCGGTGCACGCGCGCGGCATCTGGGTGCTCACGCTCGCCGACGGCGGGGCGTCGCGCCTCGTGCCGCTCGGCGTCACGCCCGTCGCGCCCTGA